CAGCGGCTGTGATGCGATTCGGCGCCGTCGCTCAAGTAGATGATGACCGTGTTATCGAGCATTGTGCCGTCCCCTTCTTTGATCGCGTCGAGCTTCTTCGCGAGCTTGGCGATCTGTTCAAAGTGAAAGCGGCGGATCATGTTCGATAGTGCGAACCAATCCATGTCGTTCTCGCTGCCGCCGTGGCCGATGTGATGCTTCCCCTTCTTGAGGCCGAGTCCGGTGAAGCAAATATCGAAATCGCGGATGCCTGCCCCCGACGAAATCGTCAGCACGTTGGTGAGACCCGCGACGAGCGCCGCAGCGCCAAGGTCGAATTGCGCATCGAGTCGATCGGTCTCGACGGCGGACGTGTACTTGTCGCTCGTGACGGGCGCATGTTCCCGCAGGGTGTGCTCGATCTCGTTCAGCCGGCTTTGACGGTCGCGGAGCGTATCGAGCGTTTCGAGATAAGCACCCAGCTGCTCTCGTTCGGGTCCGGCGAGTTTATTCTCGACCCGGCGGACGTCCTCGCGGATAAAATCGAGCAGGTTGTTCTTAGCAGTGAACTCCTGCTTCGCCATGCCGCCGGCGACACTGCCGAAGAGCGCGGCATAGGCTTGGTCGGGTTTGACCATGTGCGGAAGCGGCTTGTCGGCCGCCCAGGCTGAGACGTTGTATAACACGCTGTTTTCCAGCCGCTTGGAAACACCGAGACCGAGGAAGGGAAAGATGCCCGGCAACTGCTTCGCGAGTGCGCCGTCGATCGTTTCGCTTAGCACCGCGGTACTTTCGCCACTACCGCGGCCTTGCCCGAAAGCGCCCAATGCTTGAAAGTTGGTGGAGTGTCCGCCGCTGCATACCTTGCCAGAAAGCCCCTGAACGATCGTGACCTTGTCTTTCCATGGCGTGAGCGGCGCGAGGGCCATCGGCAACGTCTGGTCGGCGAGCGACAGATCAACCAGTTCGCTTGGCCCACCCAGCGGACGCTGGTCGCGAGCTTTCCGCTTGTATCCCTCTGGCGCGCCTTGCTGCGGCGTGAAGCCGTTGCTTTCGACGACAAACACGAACCGCTTCGGCCGCGTTGCCAATCCGGCCGCTTGCGCGGTGAGCCGGGAGAGAATGGGCTGGAGCAGGAGCGTTCCCGCGCCGAGCGAGAAACCTTTGAGCAGATCACGACGTGCGAGGGACATGGCGGAGTTCCTGTTTGGTTAACTAGGAATGGCCGGAGCGGCTCAGTCGTTACTGAAAATTCAGGGATTATCGGCAGCGTTCTTTGCGGGAACACGATACAAGAATGAGTCGCTACTAAGTAAACTAACGATCAGCGCCTGCATGCTGCCATCCTTAAGGACGTAATCTTCGTGGGCTCGTCGCAGAGTAGCGGCATCGCCCAAAGTTTCGTTCCGGCCGAGCCAATAGCGGAACGCATGGCGGACAAATACCTGTTCCGTCACCGGTGAGTCCGCCAGTTTGTGCAACAATTCCACGCCGTTCTGCACATCGCCGTTTAGTTCCGCATCAAGCGTGAAATCCAGGCCGCCGGTCGAGTTGACCGGAATCTCTTTCAACACCTTGCCCAGTGGCTTGCCTTTCTTATCGAGATTGGCGGCGGTCGCTTCTGCGTCGAGCACTGTCTCCTTGGAGCGGTAGCGGCCGAAATGATCGAACACTTCAAACGGTAGGCCAACGCGGTTCATATACTGATGACATTGATAGCAGTACTTCTCGTGCGTGACGAGCATCCGCTCACGCAGCGTGTGGTGCGGTGCGTCGGGCAACTGCGCATCGACAGTAATCGGAAGATCCGGCACCACGCCGCCGAGCAACCGCTCGCGAACCCACTTGCCGCGGAGGATTGCGTGATTGTCGTCGGCAGTCGACCAAGCAACGAGCCACGAGGGTTGCGTGAGGATGCCAGCGCGCTCCTGCTTCGGAAGTTCGACAGGTTGCTGATCGGGGAAGTCCGTCAGATTGTATGATTCGTAAACTGCACGGCCCGGTAAGTTCGGCTTTTTATCTTTGAACTTCACCGGGTCTTTCTTTTTATCTTCTTCGAACTTTGCTAAGGCTTCGGCACGTTTCTTTTTGGAATCGGCGGCCCCCTTGTACATGACGAACGCTTTGTTCGTGGTGAGTAATTCTTTCAAAACCTGCTTGTCCTGTTCGAGGATATTGGAAATCAGCTGATCGGTGTCTTCGACGAGCGCCCGCGGGTCGTGAGCCGGCATGTCTTTTGTTTCTTTAAAGACCTCCACGGCGTTTTCATAACCAAAGTACTCCCGGAAGAACCGGAGGATCCGCGGTTTAGCGAGCTTCGCGTCTGCGAGCAGCTTGCGAACGGCAACGGCGACTCCTTCCTGCGTATCGAGATCGCCACTCGCTGCCGCAGCGCTCAGCCAGGCTGGGGGACGGTCGTCGGTCAGGCCGAGGCTGATGGCTGACGCGATCTCATTTGGCGACAAGCGCACCCGGCCCTTGTCATCGAGCGGACCGGCTCCGAGTTCATAGCGAAAGATCCCCTCCGGCAGCAAAAACACAGCAGCGAGCGAATAACGAACGCCAGCGACTCGCCCGGCTTCGGCGAGGTTCTTCTTCATGAACGCTGTAAATCGCTGCAATTCTTCGGCCGTCGGTTCTCGTTCGAGCGCTCGGGCGAACTGCAGCTTGATTGCCTTCTCGACTTCCGCATCGCCGAGCGGCAATCTCTCATCGACAAAAGCCAGGAAGTCTTTCTGCGCGCCGAGCCGCGGCTTAAGCTCATCCCCTTCGCGGGTGAAACCAGTCTGCCGTTCGACGAGGGCTAGCGCGTTGCTGATGATCTGCGCCGTCACCGGTTCATCGACCTTTGGCAGATGCATATCCTTGAACGTGCTTTTGCCGCTCGGCGAGAAGGGTTGGCCAATCAGGCTTTCCGCCCCTTTGCTCAAATCGCGGGTATAAGCCGAATAGATTTCCGGGCTGACGGTGCGAATCCGCGGAGGTGCATCGAGGGGTGCTGCTTGCTGGGGGGCGAACAGCATGTGATGCGGAATCTTGTTGCCGTTGTTGTATGCCTCGCGGCGGGCGAGGTGCTTGCCAGCACGTTTCATCTCGGCAGCAATCCAATCGTTCAGCGACTTGAACTCAGCATCGGTCAGCGGTGTACCTTCTTTCGGCGGCATCTCCCGCGCATTGACTTTCTCCAGCACCATCGCCCAGCGGGCAGCGCTTGTGCTCCCCTTCAAATCGGTATCGAGCGCCAGCAGATCCAGTTCCCCCTCAATCTTTTCCCCATGATGACAATTGCCACACTTCTTCGTGAGTACCGATTTCACCGAACGCTCGAATTCCGCGCGGCTTTCATCCAGTGAAGCAAACTTCAGCTCTTCGGCCGCATAAACCGACGCAATCTGAACCAGGCAAGAATAGCCCAGCGGGAGAAGTAAACAGCTGAGTGTGATGAGGTAGCGTCGCATGACAATAAACACAAACTCGCTGAAAAATCAGTAGTTAAACCGAAACTCAGCGCTGCACAGCAGCGCCCACGCCAGGTCCCAGGCGAGCGTCTCGCGCTTGGTACTGGAGTCTTTGAGGAAATCAGTAGCAGAGAGTAGTTCCTGCTCCGTGGGAGCCCGGCAGAGGATGTTGCGGTAAGCCTCGCGGACGGCGGCTTCGTCGTCCTTTTGTTTGATCAGTCTCTCGACCAGGTTGCCTTGCCTGGGCTGCAGAGGTTTGCTCGCCAGTGAGTGGTAGGAAAGGAACAATGCCTGCGCGGCGGTTGCCTCAAAGCCCTCGCTCTGGTTACGGAACCGCTGGGCAAAGTCCTGCCAATCGCGATCCCGGCCGAGCTGCATTCGGACTGCAATCGCGAGGGGAGTCTGATCCTTTAGCTCGCGCGCGACCTTGGCTCGTAGCGGTTCGAGACTGCCGCTGGCTTGATGCATACTCAATACCAGTTGCTCCGGTGACAGCGGCTTGAGAACGCCGACGGCATACAACCCCGCGCGAGGTAGCTCCCCGCTGGTCTCCCAGCGAGTCGATCGCAAATAAGTTTCGCTATGCAAGATGGCGGCCATTAGCCGGCGGATGTCAAACCCACTGGCGGCAAAGTCGTCTGCCAACAGATCGAGGACGGCGGGATGCGTCGCCGGGTTCGCAGTGTGCATTTGATCTACGGGTTCGACCAGACCACGACCGAGTAACTGCTTCCACACGCGGTTCACGAGCGCCCGCTTGAAGTATGCCGAGTCCGCCCTGAGGGCATACTCCGCCAAGGCTTGCCGCCGGCTGAAATAGGGCGCATCCGGCAGGCCGTCGGATCCTTTGACGTACCAAGCGTTCTTGTCCGTGGGGCGCTCTGGTTCGGCAATTTCGTGATTATCCAGGAACAACAGCCGTGCCGACTTTTCTTCCTTTGACTTCGTCGTGAACGAGACCTCTCCCTCGGCCCGCTCTTTCACCAACGGAAATTCCCTATACTTTGCCTCCTGAGTGCGGCCGAAAAAGGCAGCCAAGCCGTAGTAATGATCCTGCTTCAACTCATCGACGAATGGATGATCGTGGCACTTAGCACACTGCAGCTGTAGACCGAACAATCCGGTAGCAACTGCCATCGTCATGTTGTCGAGCCGCTCGCCACCATCCCCTCTCAAGCGCAGTGCGAGAAAATACGCGGAGCCTCGCTCCTCTTCGCGAGTGACATCCGGAGCGAGCAGCTGCCGCGCGATCTCGTTCCACGGGCGATTTTCAGTCAGCGCCGTTTGCAAGAACTGCAGAAAGCCTTCGCGGCCAAAATCGCGTTCCAAGGCACCGCCGTTCAGCCAATCGTCGAAGACTCCTCGCCAGTAGACAGGGAATTCTTCATGCGCGAGCAGTGCGTCGATGAGCCCATGGCTGCGGTCACTGCCTGGGAGCTCATGGAATGCGTCGATCTCGGTCGGAGTAGGAATGCGACCGAGGAGATCGAGATAGATGCGTCGGACAAGTTCGCCATCGGTTGCCCGGGGCGCGGGCTCTAGAGCTCGTGACTTCAGTGCCGTTGCGATTTCACGGTCAATGCTCGCGCTGATTGACCCCACAACTGCGGGTTCAGCTGCGCAAACCGCCACGCCGCAACTCACAACAGCAAGCAGCATCATTCCGTAAATAGTGACTCTTTCCTGCACCGCGACCGCCCTTATGTCAATTCATGAAGTTCCACGTTGCCATCCGCTTTGCCAAGAACCAATTGCCGGCCGTCGGCAGAGAAATCGAGGCCCAGGGAAAAATCGCCCCGCTTGATGCTGCTCAGCAACTTGCCGGGGATGCCTTTTGCTTTGTTATTCTTGTCTGGTTTGGCCGCGATGGCTTTGACGAGTGCGGCTTCGTCGTATTGCCATAGCTTGAACTCAATCTCGCCCGTCACGAGCAGCGGCAACTTCGGATGGAAGGCTGTGTCCATTCCGCCTTTTTCGCTGGCGAGCAACCGTCCCTCGGCGACTTCGAACAAATCGACCTGCTCGCCACCCGCTACCGCCAGCCAGCGTTGGTCATGACTCAGCGACAAGCGATGCACGCCGCTGTGCCGCGGGTTCTGCCCGAACTGATCGTTGGAATTGCCGAAAGTCCACTCGCGCTGCAGCTCGCCACGAGCAACGTCCCACACCTTGCACTGCCCGTCCTCACCGCCGCTGATGATCTGCTCGCCGGATTTTGTGAAAGCCAGATCGAAGATGGCATGCTTGTGGCCGCGCAGCGTATGCAGCAATTTCAAGTCGCTGGATTGCCAGATCTTCACGAGTCCATCAGAGCTGGCGGTCACGAGCTTGTCGCCATCTGCAGAATAAGCAATCGCCTCCACCCAGCCGTCATGCGCATTGGTTTGCAGGAGGGGATTGTCGCTCGTTTTGCCTTCTTCCCAGTTCCACAATCGAAGCGTCCGATCGGAGCCGCCGGTTGCGACTATGTTTCCTTGGGGATGCACCGCGAAGCTTCGGATCCAACCGATTTCGTGAGGACAGATCCACGTGCAAGGGACGAATTGCGAACCCCCTTTGCCTTTCTGACTCGCTTCGGCAGTCAAGTCGAACAGCGCGAGACGCCGATCCGCGGTTTGAGCGAACACTTTCTGCTCGCGCGGATGGAACCGCAGACGGGCCATCGTCAGTGGACCGCGCTTGGCGCCATCGTCGGCGTAAAACGCCTTCTCCACTTTCTTGATTTGCAAAGAGTCGGCCATGGTGTTTGCCTAAAAAACTTCGCGCACTGCTTTGCCCAACTTGTCTTCCACGAAAGGAATCGGACGCTCTTCAAACGTCAGTTCCTTGTGCGGCTCAATACCAAGCGCTTGATAAAACGTGCAGAACAGATCGTGAATGGTGACCGGCCGGTCGGTTAGTTCGGTGCCTTTGTCGTTCGTTTTGCCGATCATCAGGCCTTCCTTCAATCCACAGCCGCCAAACGAGAGAGACCAGCACTTCGTCCAGTGGTTACGCCCCGGCGAGCCTTGACCTTGCAAATCGGGAGTTCGGCCGAACTCGCCCATGAGCACGACGAGCGTGTCCTGCCACAGGCCGCGGTCACGGATGTCGTCAATGAGCGCGCCGACCGCGGTATCGAACTCGGCGTTGATCCACCGCTGGCTTTGAAACGCCCGCCGATGCTTGTCCCAGGCGAGGCCCGACTGATGCTGCACGCGCACAAAGGGCACGCCCCGCTCCAGCAAGCGGCGAGCGAGCAGGCAGTCGCGACCGAGGGCCGAATCGCCGTAGCGCTCCAGGTACTTCGCTGGCTCGCGATCGAGCGCGAATAAGCCCTGGTTCTTCAGCAGCCGGCCGACCTGGGCGAATGAGCTTTCATGCTGGGCAATTAGCTCCGCATCGCGGCCGGCGGCAAACTCCCGTCCTGCGGCCGCTCGCAGCTTTTCCCGCCGCTCGTAAGTGGCGATTGCTTCCGCGCTTGCCGCCGGCAGATCCTGCGGGCCATTACCATTGCCCGGACAGTTAAGGCCCTGCAAACCAGCTCCGAGATATCCCGCGCCCGGCACATGGAGTTTGCCGAAGTTGTCGCGTCCCAGCATGACGTATGACGGCACCATCGGATCGGGCGATGGTTGCTCGTGCGCGCAGACCGAAAGCCAATGCGGCGCCGGCGCGGTGATCGAACTCGGATTATAGCTCGTTTGCGAAATGTAGCCGGCCTGATCGTGGTCGGCATTGTTGCTCGTCATGCTGCGAATCGTGATCATCCGGTTCGCCAGCCGAGCCAGGTTCGGCAGAAACTCATCAAAATGAATGCCGGGCAGCGAAGTTGGAATCGAACAATGCGGTCCACCCGTCGGCATACCTGGCTTGGGATCCCACGTTTCAAATTGGCTCGGCCCGCCGCTCATGAAGATGAGCACAACCTTCTTGCTAGCCCGCTGAGCGGCCGCCGCCTGGTCCGCGGCAAACAACCGGCCAAAACCGCCAAAGCAGGCGCTCGCGGTAACTGCTCCTTGCAGCAGCACGCGCCGTGAGAAAGCGTGATCGATCGCTTTGCAGAACGTATTCATCGTTTGCTCCTCTCTGCCCGTCGCGGTGCACCCACAGAGGATGAGCTCCCATGTGGCAGGTGCTTAATGAAGTGCACCTGCCAAGCCCCAATGTGGGCGATCATTCGCTCTTGCGCGAGCCGGCCGTCGCGGGCTTCGAGCGCAGACAGAATGTTCAGATGCTCCTCCAGCGCCTGCTGCAGCCCCTCCGGCTCCGTCGCCATGCGGTTGAAGCCTTTGTGCAGCAGGCGATAACGATGAATATCGTGAGCGAGCCGCCGATTGCCGCTAGCCGTCGCAATGGTCGAATGAAAGACGTCATCGAACTCCGCCCAGCGAGCCGTCCACGCCTCGCCCCTCGGAGACTGCTGCAATTCCCTGGCAAAATCTTGCAGCGGCAACAACTGCCGGGCATCCATCCTCGCTGCGGCTAGCTCTGCCGCGGGGCCTTCGAGCAGCTTACGCATTTCGAAGACTTCATACACATCGTCGCTGGTCAGTCCAGCCACCCGGGCCCGGCAGTTCCGCTGGCGAACGACGAGCCCATCCTTGGCCAACTGACGCAGAGCGTCATGGACCGGCGTCCGGCTTACCTTCAACTCGCGAGCGACACCTAGTTCACTGAGCACGGCATCCTGCGGATACTTGCCCGTGAGAATGCCTTCCAACACGCGCTGATACACCATGTCTGCCAGCGATTCATCGCTCGCTTCCAGAGTGCACCGATCTTCGCTCGCCGCGGCGGTATTCATGTTTCTATTCCATGGTCGCATTAACCCGGATGGATGTTACATGAACTGCATGCACTTGTCAATGGTTTGCATTCTGTTCATCAACTGTCGAAGCGGTTTATCGACAAGATCTGCCACGTCAGAGTGGAGCGCGCAAAACGCGAATTGGCGATTTCTGACCGGGTTATTATCGAGATCGCTCTCGTTGTCGGGTTCGGTGCCCGCGGCAGTGCAATGCGTACCGTCGAGATGCCGGAACTACCCCCGCAGATCAGAACAATAATCTTGCGTTGCACACGGTCAGATTCTTCACCCTAACGTGGACTGAAAGACGGACGATGACTGGCCCGGACCGAGGCAATTGCTTGTCCCGTTTGCCACTTAATTCGCTTCGGTCCGACACACGAATGGCACTTAAAACTTGGTAAGCCCTTGAGCCATTTCACGTTTGATCTGCGCGCGGTTTTCGCAGGTAGGCGAAGTTTTTGGCGTGCCTCTTTTTGAGGCGGGGTTCGTAGCGATCCGGTCGATCGGCGACGCAGTGAACGGCGATGGCGTCAAGTAGTTCGTGGTACAAGCTCAGGCGGTGCGCGGTGTTTTGTTCGCCTTGTAGAGCGATCACCGGTTGAAATGCTTCCAAGGTTTGAATGGCACCTTTGAAGCTGAGCGAACGCGGTTCGAGCTGATGTTTCTGCGCCGCCTGGGCCAGGATGGTACGAATCAGGTTGTAGGCGAGAATGTGCGTCCACAATTCCTTCCGGACCAGCTCGGGCGTTTTGCAGCGCAGCACGTCCATCTGCATGGTTTGCTTCAGCGACTTCAGAGCGAGCTCCGCGTTCCATCTCGCGCGATACAGTTCCGCCAACTCGGACGGCGGGTAAGCAATGTGGTCCAGAAGCGTTGTGGCAATCACGAGGACTCGCACCCGAAAGCCAGGCTGCGACAACTGTATGCGACACTCGCGAATTGTCAGCGAATCGGGAAGAGTGTCGTAGGTCTTTCGATCAATGGTTCGTGGCTTCATCGGTTTATTCCAGGTCACGATGTGATCATCGTTTCCGAGACGCTGTCCACGACGAAAATCGGTCTTGCGATGTGAGGTGAACCGACAGACGCAATCGACGTTGCGCTGCTTGAGCATCACCAGTTCCGTCCAAGCGCATATCAGCCGATCGGCCAGCATGATGCTTCTTGGCTGAAAGACCGACCACATTTGACGCAGCAAACCTAACTCACTCTGCCCTTTCCCAGCGTATCGACAGGTGCCCACGTCGAGCACGGCGCCGCAAGCCAGTGAGAAGACGACTGCGATGCGCATCAAGGGAACTCTCAGACCCGGCCTCTGCTGTGGCGGCTGCGGATAGGCTTGTTGATTCTCAAGCGTGTCCGGCATCGAAACCGTCGCACCGTCGAAGATGTAAACGCGTCTATTTTTCCACAACCAACGTGATTCTGCGTTCGTATCGAGTTGCTGTCCCGTTTACTTCGCAAGCTGTGAGAAGAACTTCTCCGGCAATCGCTTGCGGGCTTGGCAATAGGCGCTGGTTTCTGGAGAGCACGCACGTTCCTTTCGCGCAACACGACGCGCAATCAGGCGCGCCACAGCTGCGCGACACGAGTGATCAGCCCTCAGCACCTGGCCCAGAAATACACACAGCGTGACGAGCGGCGTAAAGACGCAATCGATCCAACCAATCTTTAACGTTGTCAACGCTTGCTTGATCAACTCCGTGGAGAGGATGTCGCTGAAAGGGAGATTGCCATCCTGTAGGAACTGATGCTGCAAGTGTTTTACCTGTTGCCGAAACCTTCCTTGATGGAAATACCGCATTGGATGCCTCCTTGCCATGATAAGTCTGAATTACAAACTCTCTACGTAATCAAGGACCCCTTGGCCTATCTCATTTCTAACGAAGCACTTCCGGATGAACTACGTGCCATTCGTGTGTCTAGCCGAAGCATGTTGCGTCCTTTAGAAGATCTTATTTTCCTCTACAAAGACGATGGCTGGGTACCGGTGCATCGATCCGCAGTCCCGTCTCGGGAATGATCGCCTGGAGCAGTTCTACGGCTTTGCTAAAGACGATACGAACGTAAAGGGAGCAAACCCCGGAAGCCAGTTTCGAGTTCTTGCAGGGAGAAGCCGGTCGGCTGAAGAATTTGGGCCATAGCCTGCCGAACGCGGCCACCCGGGCAGGATCTGGTAGCAAAATGAAGATCTTTCGCCATTGACCAGCCGCAGCATTCTGTATGTGGCACTGTTCGGCGCGATGTGGTCGGGTACGCGGCTAGCCTTTTTGCCCCCGCAGTCCCTCTGGGTGTGAAGTGTAGCCAGCACTTTCACCAGATATTGATTGGGGCGACGCAATGACGCTGTTTATTTCTCGCGTGTGGAGTGCCGCGGCGGTGCGATTTGCCAGCAGGCGACTCGCCCTTCTATGATCGTCCGGCGCACTGTCACAGAACGAAATCTCATCGTTACTGTTTCTGAAGTCGGTCTTTGTTTGATGCCGGCAACCTTTACCCGCAAATTAGAAGTCTGACTGAGGTCCGCCTGCCACCATTGGAATCGACCTGCTTTACGCCAGGAAAGTCACTCCCAGCTGGCCGGCTTACCTCTGAAGATCGAAAGCGGCAGCCTGATCTTGCTGTGGAGCGCGACGAACGACGTTGGTCCGATAGCAGATATGGTCGCCGAAAGGAATCAAAAGCAGTTGGTAACCGACGCGAAGTGTCTCGCGATGTCTAACTATCGCCGAGCCACTCTCCGGTCAACCGTTGTATGTCGCGGGTTGGTTGCAGCTGTTGGTAGTGAGCAAACATGTTTTTGCAAAGAACTAAATTGTGCGGGCAGATGCGGCTGCGTGAAAGTATAAATAACGAACCGCCCCGGCCGCGCGACGCGCTTCAGGAGTAGCCAGGAATGTTAATTCGCATTGCTTTGCATACGCTGGCCGGATTGCTAATCCTGAACCTGAGCAGTGCCTCAACCTTCGCTCAGACCCAGGATGACTTGGAGCAGTTCGCAGCCAGCGCGTCGCAGTATATGAAACTGCGAGTGGCGGGCCGCGTAGCCGAAGCCGCGCGGGCTGCAGAGGAGACACGCGACATCGTCCGCCGCCGCTTTCCGAAACGCGACCAGTTCAAAGGGACGTTGTTACTTGCTGAGGCCCGCGGCTACGAGGGGCGTTATCGCGAGGCGGTGGAATTGTGGCAGCAAACGCTCGAACAGCTGAAGGACTTCACGCCGCAAAACGAGACCGAACGACAAATGGCGGTCTTATGCTACGGCGATTCCCTGCGGACCATTGGCGTTTGCCTGGAACGTCTCGGTCGAACTGCCGATACGATTCCCTACCACGAGGCGGCCATCCGTTTCTGGAGTCAGGTTCAGCATCCCGAGGCTCAATCGCATTTAGCCCGAGCGAAGACGTCCTTTGCCGATACGCATCGCCTACTCGGCGATCTGGACAAGGCAGCGCAATTGAGCGCTGAAGCGACCGCGATTCTCGAACCACTGGCTCGCGCCGAAACCAGCATCGGCTCGGCGACTCGCAACTTGTGCGACGCGATTCATATCGGCGGTCATGTCGCCATGCAGCAAGATCGATACGATCTGGCCGAGACCAGGTTTCGCCGCGCGCTCCGCCTGCGGGTCGCAGAAAACGGTATGCATCACTTGGATACTGCCGTCATCCTGGATTCTTTTGTGCAACTTTATGCCGTGCAGGGCCGGTGGCAAGAAGCTGAAATGTACTGCCGCGCGGAACTCGCCGCCTATGACCTGAGCGTGGGCAAAGATCATGTGGAAGTGACGAAAGTCCAGCTCCGCATGGCGCAGTTGCTGAACCATCAGGATCGCTCCGCCGAGGCCGAGCCCCTCGCGCGGCAGGCCGTTGCCAAGTTGGCTGCCGAATTAGGGACCGACAATCCGCGCACGACCTTGGCCAATCAAGAGTTGGTCAAAACGCTCTGGCTGCAAGAGAAATACAGCGAGGCCGAGCCAATCTTGAAAAACAGCCTGGACTTTGAAATCAAGATATATGGACCAGAGAGCGCCAGACTTGCTGACAGTCTCCTGCAGTACGCGCATCTCAAAATCTTTCAGGACGACCATGCAGAAACGCTGCGAATCTTGGATCGACTGACCGCGATTCACCAGCTCAGCCCGCTGCCGTCGCAGAAAGTGCAAAACCTGCTCGGCACGCGGGCGGTCGCCTTGTGGCTTTCCGGTCAGCAAGCAGAAGCAGTCACTGCGCTTGACCTGTGCCTGGAACAAACCGAGTTGCTGCGCACTTTTGCCTCTGGCGCGGAACGTGAACGAGCGGAGATGTTTCTCGGCACGAACGCCAGCTATGCGACTGCGGTCAAATGGCAAGCCGAACTCAAAGACGTCGCCAAGCTGTTTACGATGATCGAACGAGCCAAGGCCCGCTCGTTTCTGGATGAGCTGAAGCTGAAGAACATCGATCTGCTCGCGGGTTTATCCGATGCGGTACGAGATGAACTCAAGCACAACGAAAATCAGTTGCGGCAAGCAGTGATGGCTGCAGAGAATCGCC
Above is a window of Anatilimnocola aggregata DNA encoding:
- a CDS encoding WD40 repeat domain-containing protein, which gives rise to MADSLQIKKVEKAFYADDGAKRGPLTMARLRFHPREQKVFAQTADRRLALFDLTAEASQKGKGGSQFVPCTWICPHEIGWIRSFAVHPQGNIVATGGSDRTLRLWNWEEGKTSDNPLLQTNAHDGWVEAIAYSADGDKLVTASSDGLVKIWQSSDLKLLHTLRGHKHAIFDLAFTKSGEQIISGGEDGQCKVWDVARGELQREWTFGNSNDQFGQNPRHSGVHRLSLSHDQRWLAVAGGEQVDLFEVAEGRLLASEKGGMDTAFHPKLPLLVTGEIEFKLWQYDEAALVKAIAAKPDKNNKAKGIPGKLLSSIKRGDFSLGLDFSADGRQLVLGKADGNVELHELT
- a CDS encoding GntR family transcriptional regulator → MNTAAASEDRCTLEASDESLADMVYQRVLEGILTGKYPQDAVLSELGVARELKVSRTPVHDALRQLAKDGLVVRQRNCRARVAGLTSDDVYEVFEMRKLLEGPAAELAAARMDARQLLPLQDFARELQQSPRGEAWTARWAEFDDVFHSTIATASGNRRLAHDIHRYRLLHKGFNRMATEPEGLQQALEEHLNILSALEARDGRLAQERMIAHIGAWQVHFIKHLPHGSSSSVGAPRRAERSKR
- a CDS encoding DUF1501 domain-containing protein: MNTFCKAIDHAFSRRVLLQGAVTASACFGGFGRLFAADQAAAAQRASKKVVLIFMSGGPSQFETWDPKPGMPTGGPHCSIPTSLPGIHFDEFLPNLARLANRMITIRSMTSNNADHDQAGYISQTSYNPSSITAPAPHWLSVCAHEQPSPDPMVPSYVMLGRDNFGKLHVPGAGYLGAGLQGLNCPGNGNGPQDLPAASAEAIATYERREKLRAAAGREFAAGRDAELIAQHESSFAQVGRLLKNQGLFALDREPAKYLERYGDSALGRDCLLARRLLERGVPFVRVQHQSGLAWDKHRRAFQSQRWINAEFDTAVGALIDDIRDRGLWQDTLVVLMGEFGRTPDLQGQGSPGRNHWTKCWSLSFGGCGLKEGLMIGKTNDKGTELTDRPVTIHDLFCTFYQALGIEPHKELTFEERPIPFVEDKLGKAVREVF
- a CDS encoding DUF1588 domain-containing protein, which translates into the protein MRRYLITLSCLLLPLGYSCLVQIASVYAAEELKFASLDESRAEFERSVKSVLTKKCGNCHHGEKIEGELDLLALDTDLKGSTSAARWAMVLEKVNAREMPPKEGTPLTDAEFKSLNDWIAAEMKRAGKHLARREAYNNGNKIPHHMLFAPQQAAPLDAPPRIRTVSPEIYSAYTRDLSKGAESLIGQPFSPSGKSTFKDMHLPKVDEPVTAQIISNALALVERQTGFTREGDELKPRLGAQKDFLAFVDERLPLGDAEVEKAIKLQFARALEREPTAEELQRFTAFMKKNLAEAGRVAGVRYSLAAVFLLPEGIFRYELGAGPLDDKGRVRLSPNEIASAISLGLTDDRPPAWLSAAAASGDLDTQEGVAVAVRKLLADAKLAKPRILRFFREYFGYENAVEVFKETKDMPAHDPRALVEDTDQLISNILEQDKQVLKELLTTNKAFVMYKGAADSKKKRAEALAKFEEDKKKDPVKFKDKKPNLPGRAVYESYNLTDFPDQQPVELPKQERAGILTQPSWLVAWSTADDNHAILRGKWVRERLLGGVVPDLPITVDAQLPDAPHHTLRERMLVTHEKYCYQCHQYMNRVGLPFEVFDHFGRYRSKETVLDAEATAANLDKKGKPLGKVLKEIPVNSTGGLDFTLDAELNGDVQNGVELLHKLADSPVTEQVFVRHAFRYWLGRNETLGDAATLRRAHEDYVLKDGSMQALIVSLLSSDSFLYRVPAKNAADNP
- a CDS encoding DUF1549 domain-containing protein; this encodes MMLLAVVSCGVAVCAAEPAVVGSISASIDREIATALKSRALEPAPRATDGELVRRIYLDLLGRIPTPTEIDAFHELPGSDRSHGLIDALLAHEEFPVYWRGVFDDWLNGGALERDFGREGFLQFLQTALTENRPWNEIARQLLAPDVTREEERGSAYFLALRLRGDGGERLDNMTMAVATGLFGLQLQCAKCHDHPFVDELKQDHYYGLAAFFGRTQEAKYREFPLVKERAEGEVSFTTKSKEEKSARLLFLDNHEIAEPERPTDKNAWYVKGSDGLPDAPYFSRRQALAEYALRADSAYFKRALVNRVWKQLLGRGLVEPVDQMHTANPATHPAVLDLLADDFAASGFDIRRLMAAILHSETYLRSTRWETSGELPRAGLYAVGVLKPLSPEQLVLSMHQASGSLEPLRAKVARELKDQTPLAIAVRMQLGRDRDWQDFAQRFRNQSEGFEATAAQALFLSYHSLASKPLQPRQGNLVERLIKQKDDEAAVREAYRNILCRAPTEQELLSATDFLKDSSTKRETLAWDLAWALLCSAEFRFNY
- a CDS encoding DUF1552 domain-containing protein, coding for MSLARRDLLKGFSLGAGTLLLQPILSRLTAQAAGLATRPKRFVFVVESNGFTPQQGAPEGYKRKARDQRPLGGPSELVDLSLADQTLPMALAPLTPWKDKVTIVQGLSGKVCSGGHSTNFQALGAFGQGRGSGESTAVLSETIDGALAKQLPGIFPFLGLGVSKRLENSVLYNVSAWAADKPLPHMVKPDQAYAALFGSVAGGMAKQEFTAKNNLLDFIREDVRRVENKLAGPEREQLGAYLETLDTLRDRQSRLNEIEHTLREHAPVTSDKYTSAVETDRLDAQFDLGAAALVAGLTNVLTISSGAGIRDFDICFTGLGLKKGKHHIGHGGSENDMDWFALSNMIRRFHFEQIAKLAKKLDAIKEGDGTMLDNTVIIYLSDGAESHHSRCWEWPMVVLGNIDGKLKTGRYVDYPAYGYKGHRTTANLFVTLLQLAGSSRTSFGQADPGLKEFDQHGPLTELLA